In Aspergillus flavus chromosome 3, complete sequence, one genomic interval encodes:
- a CDS encoding putative alpha/beta hydrolase: MASKQARNYIRYIHTPTRTRTSRIPLAYELHTPKHANRTQSDSTTRNPIIFLHGFLGSKRENRGVGKILAQDLSQHVFCLDLRNHGDSGHHPKHDYMEMAIDVEHFITTHGLNNATLIGHSMGAKTALTLALQSPDLISKVVAIDNCPIHLDLTEEFPRYLKAMEEVQDARVKSHQEGDKILSKYEDSPSVRLWLLSNFVRERDSPHLKLRVPLDVLTTAIGPLGDFPHKGKFVQFPKPALFLRALQSHYIPESSFPVISSFFPRSRIVNIDCGHWIVQERPEEFRQGKLVPCAVVQFLREKDKSDLLDL, encoded by the exons ATGGCTTCAAAACAGGCAAGGAACTACAtcaggtacatacatacgccAACAAGAACGAGAACGTCGAGGATCCCATTAGCATATGAATTGCACACTCCTAAACACGCCAATCGTACGCAATCAGATTCAACGACTCGGAACCCAATAATATTCCTGCATGGATTCCTCGGGTCCAAGCGCGAAAACAGGGGTGTAGGCAA GATCTTGGCCCAGGATCTGTCGCAGCATGTCTTCTGTTTG GATCTTCGGAACCATGGGGATTCCGGCCATCACCCGAAGCATGACTATATGGAAATGGCAATAGATGTTGAGCACTTCATCACAACCCACGGACTGAATAATGCAACATTAATCGGTCACTCGAT GGGGGCCAAAACCGCCTTAACGCTCGCCCTTCAGTCGCCAGATCTGATATCCAAGGTCGTCGCTATCGACAACTGCCCCATCCACCTAGACCTGACCGAAGAGTTTCCGAGATATCTCAAAGCTATGGAAGAAGTACAGGACGCACGAGTCAAAAGCCATCAAGAAGGGGACAAGATTTTGAGCAAATATGAGGAT TCTCCGTCCGTGCGATTATGGTTACTGAGTAATTTTGTTCGAGAACGCGATTCCCCCCATCTGAAGCTTCGTGTTCCTCTAGATGTCCTGACGACTGCTATCGGTCCATTGGGTGATTTTCCGCACAAGGGCAAATTTGTTCAGTTCCCCAAACCTGCGTTGTTCCTTCGAGCCCTGCAGAGTCATTATATACCAGAGAGTTCGTTCCCCGTCAtttcgtctttcttccctcgATCGCGCATTGTTAATATAGATTGTGGACATTGGATTGTTCAGGAACGGCCTGAGGAATTCAGGCAGGGTAAGTTGGTTCCTTGTG CTGTTGTCCAGTTCTTGCGGGAGAAGGACAAATCTGATTTGCTTGATTTGTGA
- a CDS encoding MFS transporter, whose translation MDAHPDPELRKTCDNLDVSPKNPLRPSVSRKSMVRPFDFSAARKLHIVVAGIYFVFNSSLGSSLPSGAHDAIADYFHIPQDDLKMVLPTSLYMAGFAIGPLIFGPLSERFGRKPILVTTFAIYNLFTMACALAPTFPALLIFRFLCGLGGSAPNAVLGGLFSDIYNDPHQRGMVMSIFMFATTFPPLLGPIISGFVSTVSWRWTFWAGFIIGGVGFPLVLVMPETYMPVLSRKHEKALGQSHIDLEAAKPHLQGPKLSDNIGVVLSRPFTMIVREPIVFCCSMYLALIYSILYLFFQAYPIVFQGLYGMTPGVAGLAFLPILPGSILAFVLFCLYSSYHTKALKNGLAWAKVEEYRRLPLACIAAPAIPIALFWLGWSSRSSIHPVMPMMSGVFFGFGYLLIFIALLNYLTDAYKQYSASASAAASTLRSIFAVCLPLATTPMYTKLGINWASSLLGFFAIAMAIIPFVFIKYGSWIRGNSKFAQRAAQGYTTS comes from the exons ATGGACGCACATCCGGATCCTGAGTTACGCAAAACTTGCGATAATCTAGATGTCTCTCCAAAGAACCCTTTGAGGCCTTCAGTCTCGCGGAAGAGCATGGTGCGTCCGTTTGACTTCTCTGCG GCTCGCAAACTTCATATCGTCGTTGCAGGGATATACTTCGTCTTCAACAGCTCCCTAGGCTCTTCCCTACCATCGGGTGCTCATGATGCTATTGCCGACTATTTTCATATCCCGCAAGATGACTTGAAGATGGTGCTCCCCACTTCACTCTACATGGCTGGGTTTGCTATCGGCCCTCTCATCTTTGGCCCTTTGAGCGAACGCTTTGGTCGGAAACCTATCTTGGTTACCACCTTTGCAATATATAACCTCTTTACCATGGCATGTGCATTGGCCCCAAcctttccagctcttctgaTCTTCCGCTTTCTTTGTGGTCTGGGAGGCTCAGCACCGAACGCAGTTTTGGGTGGCCTGTTCTCCGATATATACAATGACCCTCACCAGCGTGGAATGGTGATGTCGATATTCATGTTCGCAACGACATTTCCCCCTCTCTTGGGACCTATCATTTCTGGCTTTGTCTCCACTGTATCTTGGAGATGGACATTCTGGGCAGGCTTTATCATCGGTGGGGTTGGCTTTCCTCTCGTACTTGTGATGCCTGAGACGTATATGCCAGTTTTATCTCGGAAGCATGAGAAGGCCTTGGGCCAAAGTCATATTGACTTGGAAGCAGCCAAACCTCACCTACAGGGGCCCAAATTATCGGATAACATTGGCGTCGTCCTCAGTCGTCCATTCACCATGATCGTCCGAGAGCCGATTGTATTTTGTTGTTCGATGTACTTGGCTTTGatctattctatattgtATTTGTTCTTCCAAGCATACCCCATCGTTTTCCAAG GGCTATACGGGATGACACCAGGCGTGGCGGGTTTAGCCTTTCTTCCAA TTTTGCCGGGGTCAATTCTTGCATTTGTGCTTTTCTGTTTGTACAGCTCCTACCACACCAAGGCCTTGAAGAACGGGTTAGCATGGGCCAAAGTGGAAGAGTATCGCCGACTACCACTCGCTTGCATCGCAGCACCCGCAATTCCTATTGCGCTTTTCTGGCTCGGCTGGTCATCAAGGTCTTCCATCCACCCCGTCATGCCTATGATGTCCGGTGTTTTCTTCGGATTCGGCTATCTTTTAATCTTCATCGCGCTCCTTAATTACCTCACAGATGCTTATAAGCAGTACTCGGCTTCGGCGTCTGCGGCGGCGAGTACATTACGGTCCATATTTGCCGTGTGTCTTCCCTTGGCTACTACGCCCATGTACACCAAATTAGGAATCAATTGGGCTAGCTCATTATTGGGATTCTTTGCCATTGCAATGGCTATTATCCCGTTTGTGTTCATCAAGTATGGAAGTTGGATCCGTGGAAACAGCAAATTCGCCCAAAGAGCGGCACAGGGATATACTACCTCATGA
- a CDS encoding branched chain aminotransferase BCAT1, pyridoxal phosphate enzymes type IV superfamily, producing the protein MAPSAIESQKTKPEAPVVTEKQAGQPLDASKLIYTYTTNPRDVPDETTAHSGDETICTDHMVVATWKASTGWSAPELKPYGPLNLMPTASCLHYATECFEGLKVYRGYDGKLRVFRPDRNAARLNMSASRISLPQADADEITKLIFALLEVDGAKWLPKERAGSFLYLRPTLIGTQPTIGLVKSKQAILYIILSYMPRQDTPPGGMRLLTSPEDMVRSWVGGFGYAKVGANYGPSVLATQDAMQRGFHQILWLYGDQGECTEAGGSNFFVVWHRKDGKKEIITAPLDDRLILDGVTRRSCLELAKERLSDEFEVTERKYTIGELIEAEAEGRLLESFAAGTAWFITPVSAIQHREHDIPIPTGPDGGPGEVTGKIKGWLSDIMYGRAEHEWGIVVSERE; encoded by the exons ATGGCTCCCTCCGCTATCGAGTCACAGAAAACCAAACCCGAAGCCCCTGTTGTCACCGAGAAACAGGCCGGTCAACCCCTTGACGCCTCCAAGTTGATCTACACCTACACTACCAACCCACGCGATGTTCCCGACGAAACAACAGCTCATTCCGGCGACGAGACCATCTGCACCGACCACATGGTCGTCGCAACCTGGAAAGCCTCCACAGGCTGGTCAGCCCCAGAGTTGAAGCCATACGGTCCATTGAATCTCATGCCCACAGCCTCCTGCTTACACTACGCTACCGAGTGCTTCGAGGGACTCAAAGTATACCGCGGCTACGACGGTAAGCTCCGGGTCTTCCGTCCAGATCGCAACGCCGCCCGCTTGAACATGTCCGCGAGTCGTATCTCCCTGCCCCAAGCCGACGCCGACGAGATAACAAAGCTCATATTCGCCCTCCTCGAAGTCGACGGCGCGAAATGGCTCCCCAAGGAGAGAGCCGGTAGCTTCCTGTACTTGAGACCGACACTCATCGGCACCCAGCCGACTATCGGTCTCGTGAAGTCCAAGCAAGCGATCTTATACATCATCCTGAGCTATATGCCTCGACAGGATACTCCACCCGGGGGAATGAGGCTTTTGACTTCACCAGAAGATATGGTTCGTTCTTGGGTGGGTGGATTCGGCTATGCCAAGGTTGGTGCGAATTATGGGCCGTCGGTCCTCGCCACGCAAGATGCTATGCAACGTGGCTTTCATCAAATACTCTGGCTATACGGTGATCAGGGTGAGTGTACAGAGGCGGGCGGTAGTAATTTCTTTGTGGTCTGGCACCGCAAGGatggcaagaaggaaattATCACGGCGCCGTTAGATGACCGGCTTATTCTGGATGGTGTTACCCGGCGCAGCTGCTTGGAGTTGGCAAAGGAAAGACTCAGTGATGAGTTTGAAGTCACTGAGCGCAAGTATACTATTGGTGAGCTGATCGAGGCCGAGGCGGAAGGCCGACTGCTGGAGTCGTTTGCTGCGGGCACGGCG TGGTTCATCACCCCTGTCTCGGCGATTCAGCACCGAGAGCATGATATTCCTATCCCGACGGGACCTGATGGTGGACCCGGTGAGGTCACTGGTAAGATCAAGGGCTGGTTGAGCGATATCATGTATGGGCGTGCAGAGCATGAGTGGGGTATTGTGGTGTCTGAGAGGGAATAG
- a CDS encoding putative vacuolar protein sorting protein Vps66 (unnamed protein product), with amino-acid sequence MEKFTQFRDRGSGIAPFLPIPPQPAGFQLPLRVFLFFFRLPLFIFVCVSYFLVLQWLPIGSLGKKASLWCILGVPSIWWIDLQVDGVRKGSLSKQHQARLPGPGSVIASSFTSPIDAVYLAAIFDPVFTASYPNSRKVEQISLFQAILRAFAIPQANPPPKARLVDLATLVKKNPGRPIVTFPECTTTNARGILPPSPSLLSVAPKTKIYPVSLRYTPADVVTPLPGSYVSFLWTLLSKPTHCIRVRIAEGVVSGVDGEGGFTTRKSTYDTNYLDTLDKDSTYGSLDTEDAELTRAEKALLDNVADSLARLGRVKRVGLGVPEKKDFVRMWTKTRRTW; translated from the exons ATGGAGAAATTCACTCAGTTCCGAGATCGAG GGTCGGGAATTGCGCCTTTCCTTCCTATTCCACCTCAACCCGCCGGCTTTCAGCTGCCGTTAcgcgtcttcctcttctttttccgtCTTCCGCTGTTTATCTTCGTTTGTGTCAGCTACTTCCTCGTGCTACAATGGCTTCCGATTGGATCGCTAGGGAAGAAGGCATCCTTGTGGTGTATTCTAGGGGTGCCCAGCATATGGTGGATTGATCTTCAAGTGGACGGCGTGAGGAAAGG ATCCCTCTCCAAGCAACATCAAGCGCGTCTTCCAGGTCCAGGCTCCGTCATTGCCTCCTCGTTTACATCCCCCATCGACGCAGTCTACCTGGCCGCCATATTCGACCCCGTCTTCACTGCTTCCTACCCGAACTCGCGGAAGGTCGAACAGATCTCCCTCTTCCAGGCGATCCTGCGCGCATTCGCCATCCCGCAAGCTAACCCACCCCCGAAAGCACGCTTGGTGGATCTTGCGACCTTAGTCAAGAAAAACCCCGGGCGACCCATCGTCACGTTCCCCGAATGCACGACCACCAATGCGCGGGGCATCCTGCCCCCCAGCCCCTCGCTACTGAGTGTGGCCCCGAAGACTAAGATCTACCCCGTCAGCCTGCGGTATACCCCGGCTGATGTTGTGACGCCACTTCCCGGAAGTTATGTGAGCTTCTTGTGGACGCTGCTCAGCAAACCCACGCACTGTATCCGGGTGCGCATTGCCGAGGGGGTGGTGAGTGGAGTTGATGGAGAGGGCGGATTCACTACCCGGAAGTCTACGTATGATACCAACTATTTGGATACACTGGACAAGGATAGTACGTATGGATCCCTGGACACGGAGGATGCAGAGTTGACGCGGGCTGAGAAGGCCTTGTTGGACAATGTGGCAGACTCCCTGGCACGTCTGGGAAGAGTCAAGCGGGTTGGATTGGGCGTtccggagaagaaggatttTGTCCGAATGTGGACGAAGACGCGACGAACATGGTGA
- a CDS encoding Alpha/Beta hydrolase protein, with protein sequence MGLRRRKEKLQPAQGASSVAHTRSTSLYMIPTAASTVHSLSTASTIYSHDNNTTTSLSLSGTTLVTEGSFTESLSQYEAQDSISRKQRARRSLAKYGSYADLSNAISQTKAMASDSKLKARSSVINLEQQMREYVTNVTHSSVDLYGTMLRKLDHMITSMDEGLFRDKEDMVTAYGDEVSYTKTGTEKEVKATSTGPSFFSKTYLYHNSRLPAHLPPVQILPQTYALIRLAAQYSSSAYKKPVELTTTSNPYVSANIRQGTKAMVIKPLASDDLKSIVVAIRGTQSFRDWAVNMKTLPTAPENFLDDPENLCHAGFLTVAQRMVPSVAAYLRDLLTEDPNRASYSLTLTGHSAGGAVASLLYCHLLSTSVSSELKHLASFFGSIHCVTFGAPPVSIRPLFPTKSPASLGSMFYAFINEGDPVPRAEKPYITSLLNLYMSPAPFSLGTSRTYPFVSRKDKPAIWRVPPATLHLAGNVVLLRHQSQDPVLNLPHGANTIQKDEIEACQIPSEIIHDVIFGDPIKHWMGLYQERIEHLTRRSQEPPPYQP encoded by the exons ATGGGGCTCAGGCGTCGCAAAGAGAAACTACAACCAGCTCAAGGAGCATCCTCCGTAGCGCATACACGCTCCACCTCACTGTACATGATACCAACAGCAGCATCTACAGTTCATTCTCTGTCCACGGCATCAACGATCTACAGCCATGACAACAACACAACCACGTCGCTTAGTCTTTCCGGAACGACCCTTGTGACGGAGGGGTCGTTCACAGAGTCACTTAGCCAATATGAGGCTCAAGATTCAATCTCAAGGAAACAAAGAGCCAGACGCTCCCTCGCAAAATATGGGTCCTATGCGGATCTCTCTAATGCAATCTCTCAGACAAAGGCCATGGCCAGCGATTCAAAATTAAAGGCGCGGAGCTCTGTAATCAATCTGGAGCAACAGATGCGCGAGTATGTGACTAATGTGACGCACTCGAGTGTGGATCTTTATGGGACCATGCTGAGGAAGTTGGATCATATGATTACTTCTATGGATGAGGGATTGTTTCGAGATAAGGAGGATATGG TCACGGCATACGGCGATGAGGTCTCATATACAAAGACAGGCACAGAAAAAGAGGTGAAAGCGACATCAACAGGTCCCAGTTTCTTCTCGAAGACCTATCTGTACCACAACTCCCGGCTCCCGGCTCACCTTCCTCCAGTGCAAAT ACTGCCGCAAACATATGCTCTCATCCGCCTAGCAGCCCAGTACTCCAGCTCAGCCTATAAGAAACCCGTAGAACTCACCACGACTAGCAACCCCTACGTAAGCGCCAACATCCGCCAGGGAACGAAAGCAATGGTAATCAAGCCACTCGCATCAGACGATCTCAAGAGCATCGTGGTCGCAATCCGAGGAACGCAAAGCTTCCGCGATTGGGCCGTGAACATGAAAACGCTCCCAACAGCCCCAGAGAACTTCCTCGACGACCCAGAGAACCTCTGCCACGCGGGATTCCTCACCGTGGCACAGAGAATGGTCCCTTCCGTCGCGGCGTACCTCCGAGATCTACTAACTGAGGATCCCAATCGCGCGTCCTATTCACTTACCCTGACGGGTCATTCTGCCGGCGGAGCAGTGGCCAGTCTGCTGTACTGTCATTTGCTCTCAACGAGCGTGTCGTCTGAACTAAAGCACTTGGCTAGTTTCTTCGGAAGCATCCATTGCGTGACATTCGGTGCGCCGCCAGTCTCTATTAGACCTCTGTTCCCGACGAAGTCACCCGCATCACTAGGATCGATGTTCTATGCGTTTATTAACGAGGGTGATCCTGTGCCCCGGGCCGAAAAACCTTATATCACCTCGTTGCTGAACCTCTACATGTCGCCCGCGCCGTTCTCTCTCGGCACAAGTCGAACATATCCCTTCGTCAGCAGGAAAGATAAACCTGCCATTTGGCGTGTGCCACCGGCTACGCTTCATCTTGCTGGGAACGTAGTCCTCCTGCGACACCAATCCCAAGACCCCGTCCTCAACTTACCGCACGGCGCAAACACCATCCAGAAAGATGAAATCGAGGCCTGCCAAATCCCTAGTGAAATCATACATGATGTCATCTTCGGAGACCCCATAAAGCACTGGATGGGCTTGTATCAAGAAAGAATCGAGCACCTCACCCGCAGATCACAAGAGCCACCACCCTATCAGCCTTAA
- a CDS encoding dihydroxy-acid/6-phosphogluconate dehydratase, giving the protein MLLSQTRGRMPSALRSLSRRSAVNVRPLSTTLPKQKASSSEDDNALNKVSRHVTQPISQGASQAMLYATGLTEEDMNKAQVGISSVWYSGNPCNMHLLDLNHRVKQGVEQAGLIGMQFNTVGVSDAISMGTKGMRYSLQSRDLIADSIETVMGGQWYDANISIPGCDKNMPGVLMAMGRVNRPSIMLYGGTIKPGCAATQNNAEIDIVSAFQAYGQFLSGDITEPQRFDIIRNACPGGGACGGMYTANTMATAIETIGMTLPGSSSNPAESRAKDLECLAVGGAIKKLLKEDIRPRDIMTRQAFENAMVVVNITGGSTNAVLHLIAIADSVGIKLDIEDFQSVSDRIPFLADLKPSGKYVMADMHKIGGTPALLKFLLKEGLIDGSGMTVTGETLAKNLEKVPDFPEDQKIIRPLSKPIKETGHIQILKGSLAPGGSVGKITGKEGTSFTGKARVFDDEDDFIAALERGEIKKEDKTVVVIRYTGPKGGPGMPEMLKPSSALMGYGLGQSVALITDGRFSGGSHGFLIGHIVPEAAVGGPIGLVKDGDVIVIDAEKRVLDLEVDQETLAERRKQWEADKEAGKLPPTGLTMRGTLGKYARTVKDASHGCITDALD; this is encoded by the exons ATGCTTCTTTCACAAACCCGGGGGCGTATGCCCTCTGCTCTGCGGAGCCTCTCCAGGCGGTCCGCCGTCAATGT TCGTCCCCTCTCTACCACCCTCCCCAAGCAAAAGGCCTCTTCCTCTGAAGACGACAACGCTCTGAACAAGGTCTCCCGCCATGTCACACAGCCCATCTCGCAGGGTGCTTCCCAGGCCATGCTTTACGCTACCGGTCTCACCGAGGAGGACATGAACAAAGCTCAAGTCGGTATCTCCTCCGTTTGGTATAGCGGTAACCCCTGTAACATGCATCTGCTCGATCTCAACCACCGCGTCAAGCAAGGTGTGGAACAGGCAGGCTTGATCGGCATGCAGTTCAACACCGTCGGTGTCAGTGATGCAATCAGTATGGGTACGAAGGGTATGCGATATTCTCTTCAGAGTCGTGATCTGATTGCCGACTCTATCGAGACTGTTATGGGTGGTCAGTGGTACGATGCCAACATCAGTATCCCGGGTTGCGACAAAAACATGCCCGGTGTGTTGATGGCCATGGGCAGAGTCAACCGGCCGAGCATTATGTTGTACGGAGGCACCATCAAGCCCGGTTGTGCCGCTACCCAAAACAATGCCGAGATTGACATCGTCTCCGCATTCCAGGCCTACGGGCAGTTCCTGAGCGGCGACATTACCGAGCCTCAGCGATTTGATATTATCCGTAACGCTTGCCCAGGAGGCGGTGCCTGCGGTGGTATGTACACGGCCAACACCATGGCCACCGCCATTGAGACCATTGGTATGACCCTCCCTGGCTCTTCTTCCAACCCCGCCGAGTCCCGCGCCAAGGACCTTGAGTGTCTGGCTGTTGGTGGGGcgatcaagaagcttctgAAGGAGGACATCCGCCCTAGGGATATTATGACCCGCCAAGCTTTCGAAAACGCCATGGTTGTGGTGAACATCACCGGTGGCTCGACCAACGCTGTGCTGCACTTGATTGCCATCGCTGATTCGGTCGGCATCAAGCTGGATATTGAGGACTTCCAGTCCGTCTCCGACCGTATTCCTTTCTTGGCTGATCTGAAGCCATCGGGCAAGTACGTCATGGCCGACATGCACAAGATCGGAGGTACCCCCGCACTGCTCAAGTTCCTGCTCAAGGAAggcctcatcgatggttCCGGCATGACTGTCACCGGTGAGACTCTAGCCAAGAACCTCGAGAAGGTGCCCGATTTCCCCGAAGATCAGAAGATCATCCGCCCTCTGTCCAAGCCCATCAAGGAGACTGGCCATATCCAGATTCTGAAGGGATCCCTGGCTCCGGGTGGCAGTGTTGGTAAGATCACTGGCAAGGAGGGTACTTCTTTCACTGGTAAAGCACGTGTCttcgatgatgaggatgatttcATCGCTGCTCTGGAACGTGGTGAGATCAAAAAGGAGGACAAGACTGTTGTGGTTATCCGCTACACCGGGCCCAAGGGGGGTCCTGGTATGCCCG AAATGTTGAAGCCCTCTTCTGCCCTTATGGGCTATGGTCTCGGACAGTCGGTTGCCCTCATCACCGATGGACGTTTCTCCGGCGGCTCTCATGGCTTCCTGATCGGACACATTGTCCCTGAGGCTGCTGTTGGTGGACCTATTGGTCTCGTCAAGGATGGTGATGTCATCGTCATTGATGCTGAGAAGCGCGTTCTCGACCTTGAGGTTGACCAGGAGACTCTCGCCGAGAGACGCAAGCAGTGGGAAGCCGATAAGGAGGCCGGCAAGCTGCCTCCCACCGGTCTGACTATGAGAGGAACCCTCGGCAAGTACGCTAG GACCGTCAAGGATGCCAGCCACGGCTGTATCACCGATGCTCTTGATTAA
- a CDS encoding serine/threonine protein kinase, with protein MISPDSSQSTDRSALFAKQPILLHEASATTASGNNGISSVSSVSSGVEGICSPVSLNGEFSPNIKDEMIHQFHPGAPQPLPSLQIRTDLPRTAQLSPSKESDPFMHHSISSSSLPRRTSSLRGFLERPSSGGGSLSPASLLSSPQLMAMGDITPLPSPISGVSPWKISRRNSQSLSRTPSLLSRNGSSLSLRLSDSSQVLRPSECRSRSKQRGMAEMLGADKHSETPSKPRPDGAPKHARNRSLSEYVPPTKAIPIKPRPIAVSGSGVSQGIFSSSSTDSKSNNLHREQHLAVHRGIAIPAIRPPTPPRSSRSTSDGDVEPVILSPQSMDGSDEIYSVRSIRSQQPRKYRKLRELGQGTFSQVCLAVRMELQDDMDTGYSSSLQGVNAATQKLVAVKVIEHGPAGGADEERLEVSLKREVDILKSVNHPSLVQLKAFGSDEKRALLVLDYCPGGDLFDVATSGPRPMSPELIRRIFSELVAAVRYLHANFIVHRDIKLENVLVTLPPAAMEEITDWRTYDRAVVTLTDLGLSRRIPQPPESPLLQTRCGSEDYAAPEILMGQPYDGRSTDGWALGVLLYAMMENRLPFDALPGTRGDPAKLRARTPHRIARCEWSWYRYADNDGEWDPQKGKDLEGARECVEGLLKRNTKRKSLDEIASLEWVAKAIDVPGGLKRGDKEVP; from the exons ATGATTTCCCCGGATTCTTCGCAATCGACCGATAGGTCAGCATTGTTTGCTAAACAGCCTATTCTGTTACACGAAGCCTCTGCTACAACGGCTTCGGGTAACAATGGAATTTCTTCGGTGTCTTCGGTGAGCTCTGGAGTAGAGGGCATCTGCTCTCCAGTATCCTTGAATGGAGAATTCTCACCGAATATAAAGGATGAAATGATTCACCAATTTCACCCCGGGGCTCCACAGCCCCTTCCGTCGCTTCAGATACGAACGGATCTGCCGCGCACAGCGCAACTGAGCCCGTCGAAAGAATCTGACCCGTTCATGCATCACAGCATCTCGTCGAGCAGCCTTCCGCGAAGAACATCGAGTTTGCGTGGGTTTCTCGAAAGGCCCTCTTCCGGAGGAGGTTCCCTGTCCCCAGCGTCGTTATTGTCGTCGCCACAGCTCATGGCCATGGGAGACATCACTCCCTTGCCTTCGCCCATCAGTGGCGTCTCGCCATGGAAAATATCGCGTCGCAATTCACAGTCCTTGTCTCGGACCCCGTCACTTCTTTCGCGGAACGGCTCGAGCCTGAGCTTGCGCTTGAGTGACTCATCTCAAGTACTGAGGCCCTCGGAATGTCGATCGCGAAGCAAGCAACGTGGCATGGCGGAGATGTTAGGTGCTGACAAGCATTCAGAGACACCCAGCAAGCCGCGCCCTGATGGAGCTCCGAAGCATGCTCGTAATCGTAGCCTTAGTGAGTATGTCCCTCCGACGAAGGCCATTCCAATCAAGCCGCGTCCAATCGCAGTTTCGGGATCGGGTGTGTCTCAAGGCATCTTCTCATCGTCGAGTACCGACTCAAAGTCCAACAACCTACACCGGGAACAGCACCTAGCGGTTCATCGCGGCATCGCGATCCCCGCAATCCGTCCTCCAACACCGCCAAGGAGTAGTCGCAGTACATCTGATGGTGATGTGGAGCCCGTCATTCTCAGCCCACAATCCATGGATGGCTCGGATGAGATATATTCGGTACGTTCCATTCGGTCCCAGCAGCCGCGCAAATATCGCAAACTGCGCGAGCTCGGACAGGGCACATTTAGCCAAGTATGTCTAGCAGTACGCATGGAACTGCAGGATGATATGGACACGGGTTACAGTTCGAGCCTCCAAGGGGTGAATGCCGCTACGCAAAAGCTCGTCGCTGTGAAGGTCATTGAGCATGGCCCAGCGGGTGGAGCTGATGAGGAACGATTGGAGGTCTCGCTGAAGCGGGAAGTAGACATTCTGAAGTCGGTCAACCATCCATCACTTGTGCAACTAAAGGCGTTCGGAAGCGACGAAAAGCGCGCtcttttggtcttggatTACTGCCCAGGAGGTGACCTGTTTGACGTCGCAACCTCTGGACCGAGGCCCATGAGCCCAGAACTCATTCGACGGATCTTCTCTGAGTTAGTGGCCGCCGTGCGTTACCTACACGCCAACTTCATAGTCCATCGGGACATCAAACTTGAGA ATGTCCTAGTCACTCTGCCCCCCGCTGCTATGGAGGAGATAACTGATTGGCGTACATACGATCGCGCGGTAGTCACTCTTACGGACTTGGGTCTATCTAGACGGATTCCGCAACCTCCGGAGAGCCCGCTCCTCCAAACCCGATGTGGAAGCGAGGATTATGCAGCCCCGGAAATTCTAATGGGACAGCCCTATGACGGGCGGTCCACCGATGGTTGGGCCCTGGGCGTCTTGCTCTACGCGATGATGGAAAATCGACTACCGTTTGATGCTTTGCCGGGTACTCGAGGCGACCCGGCGAAACTCCGTGCTCGTACCCCACACCGCATTGCGCGATGTGAGTGGTCATGGTATCGGTATGCGGACAATGATGGTGAATGGGATCCCCAGAAGGGGAAAGATCTAGAGGGGGCCCGCGAGTGCGTCGAAGGGCTTCTAAAGCGGAACACTAAACGCAAAAGCTTGGATGAGATTGCATCCCTTGAATGGGTTGCGAAAGCGATTGATGTACCGGGTGGGTTGAAGAGAGGTGACAAAGAGGTACCGTAG